One segment of Thermodesulfovibrio sp. 3907-1M DNA contains the following:
- a CDS encoding Hsp20/alpha crystallin family protein: MAIVKWSPLKEIEEIRKEMDRLFEEFLSPVRRKRAVSSEGIISPNVDIFERGNELVIQVEIPGVDKQDIDLTITDDRLIIKGEIKKPEGVSEEDYILNERSYGPFSRTINLPADVDKSSVKANLNNGLLEIVILRKEEAKPREIKIPLE; the protein is encoded by the coding sequence ATGGCTATTGTAAAATGGAGTCCTTTAAAAGAGATTGAGGAGATAAGAAAGGAAATGGACAGGCTTTTTGAAGAGTTTCTCTCACCTGTTCGGAGGAAAAGGGCTGTTAGCAGTGAGGGAATTATTTCTCCCAATGTGGATATTTTTGAGAGAGGAAATGAGCTGGTTATTCAGGTAGAAATTCCAGGGGTTGACAAACAGGATATAGATTTAACAATTACTGATGATAGACTCATAATCAAAGGAGAAATTAAAAAACCTGAAGGTGTTTCTGAAGAAGACTATATTTTGAATGAAAGAAGCTATGGTCCTTTTTCAAGAACTATCAATTTGCCAGCAGATGTTGATAAATCTTCTGTCAAGGCAAATCTAAATAATGGCTTACTTGAGATAGTTATTTTAAGAAAAGAGGAAGCAAAGCCAAGAGAGATAAAGATTCCACTGGAGTGA